A region from the Mya arenaria isolate MELC-2E11 chromosome 2, ASM2691426v1 genome encodes:
- the LOC128217471 gene encoding uncharacterized protein LOC128217471 isoform X16 codes for MSSETVAKTVGKKLRYYFEVKRLEDGFDLSGTHSPQLNHPPLKSRPTLQYDGLHDRALKHYFSQPDVKTRLTQMHPTGGDLREDDLRQLLKRYMYKYRFITSQDESTKLQVNQPLKLVGFDNPPKKPDNHGNKRFPWQRPWEQQPAHNKHPTMPEWMYRNHPTQGRTIKPELVGFGVGLKSQKHKRIKGGFPVMRSVPSSKVTRGEAHRLIDVATKILVATERVQDMKSRPGSPTRKPAAPAPFETSKPLPDNTRGQRKKRPSTAKYSWDIHGRRHVRVKEEEAEDGNHPHSDRPRDKDDKDRPLSDRPRSYDDSFIPDWIIKDMFASRKRTQKKEHPEPPKEERPKTPEPKPSPRPRSAKYRHREATVINVPEPSVRREVVVNQGSQTADDVGIQTEKKLLEEYDHQEDEVKDGPWSEYQVYVRTGDRVGAATKADVRITLYGERGRTKEICLGNSSRNKVKFQRGKEDIFLFPAHHVGKLRKIKIGHDRPDLSFAWFLDGVSVYDMHEKRIYEFVCADWLSGRDGDRQTYKELKLDCERAFVEAYDDVRERSYPQAGRDRRKDENSNESKASKNDKRSVESIQGSRGERHSDSDDTSTSYSSSSSSNSGRGRRLSPRSKTPTKPREPSPPRQAAKDDFFDAKVSGPTFTFRSSKEDEVIQEEYLSGYKAGLNAASAEQKQEHKKEDAAKKSVLKGPTVHDAARSGDLDRMQTLLNYYPEMKEAKDESGLTPLHVSTQQGRLDIVKWLTALGINLNTETQTGYTAIHLAAMNGHLNCMIVLAAMGAALTCRSVDKQTPLHVAAMNGHLECVKWLIANRASLTTEDQLGRTALALADEYQHKEVAEFIQKCIDEARDPSSSLYAMRSSRKGLGTIEEDSSPRQERSTMWQNDKEGLQRH; via the exons ATGTCCTCAGAAACAGTGGCTAAAACTGTCGGCAAAAAGCT GCGATATTACTTCGAGGTGAAGAGACTGGAAGATGGCTTTGACCTGTCTGGTACCCATTCTCCACAGCTGAATCACCCACCATTAAAATCA CGCCCGACCCTCCAGTATGACGGGCTTCATGACCGGGCTCTTAAGCACTATTTCAGCCAACCAGATGTGAAAACTCGGCTCACACAGATGCACCCG ACGGGAGGTGACTTACGTGAAGATGATCTTAGACAGCTTCTCAAAcgatacatgtacaaatatagGTTCATT ACTTCCCAAGATGAGAGCACCAAGTTACAGGTTAACCAACCACTGAAACTGGTGGGATTTGACAACCCACCAAAGAAGCCTGATAACCATGGCAACAAGAGGTTTCCATGGCAACGGCCTTGGGAGCAGCAGCCGGCACACAACAAG cACCCGACAATGCCAGAGTGGATGTATCGCAACCATCCAACACAGGGGCGGACCATCAAACCAGAGTTGGTTGGCTTTGGAGTCGGTCTCAAGTCTCAAAAACACAA GCGTATCAAAGGTGGTTTTCCTGTGATGCGCTCTGTGCCGAGCAGTAAGGTTACGAGGGGAGAGGCCCACAGACTCATTGATGTGGCAACAAAGATACTCGTTGCTACA GAGCGTGTTCAAGACATGAAATCCCGGCCTGGCAGCCCCACACGGAAACCTGCTGCTCCAGCACCGTTTGAG ACCAGTAAGCCCCTTCCAGATAATACACGAGGACAG agGAAGAAGCGACCTTCAACAGCCAAGTACTCGTGGGATATACATGGCAGAAGGCATGTCAGGGTCAAG GAAGAGGAAGCAGAAGATGGGAACCATCCTCATTCTGACAGACCTCGG GATAAAGATGACAAGGACCGGCCATTATCAGATAGACCCAGG TCTTACGATGACAGCTTCATTCCTGACTGGATCAT AAAAGATATGTTCGCTTCCCGAAAAAG GACACAGAAGAAGGAGCACCCAGAGCCTCCTAAAGAAGAGCGTCCCAAAACACCCGAACCAAAACCTTCCCCACGCCCAAGGTCGGCCAAGTATCGTCATCGGGAAGCCACAGTGATTAATGTCCCAGAGCCATCAGTAAGGCGAGAGGTTGTAGTGAACCAGGGATCGCAGACGGCTGATGATGTTGGCATACAGACGGAGAAGAAACTACTGGAGGAATATGATCAT CAAGAGGATGAGGTAAAGGATGGGCCATGGAGCGAGTACCAGGTATACGTCAGGACAGGTGACAGGGTTGGGGCCGCCACCAAGGCAGATGTGCGTATCACACTGTACGGGGAGCGTGGACGTACAAAGGAGATTTGTCTCGGCAACTCCTCCAGGAATAAGGTCAAGTTCCAGAGGGGAAAG GAGGACATATTTTTGTTCCCAGCTCACCATGTTGGAAAACTTAGGAAAATCAAAATTGGACATGACAGACCAGATCTTA GTTTTGCTTGGTTTTTGGACGGAGTATCTGTCTATGACATGCATGAGAAGCGGATATATGAGTTTGTGTGCGCCGATTGGCTATCAGGGCGTGATggagacagacagacatacaagGAGCTGAAACTGGACTGTGAGAGGGCTTTTGTTGAAG CATATGATGATGTGCGTGAACGGTCGTACCCACAAGCTGGGCGAGACAGGAGAAAAGATGAGAACTCGAATGAGAGTAAGGCATCAAAAAATGACAAGCGCAGTGTGGAGTCCATACAGGGTAGTCGTGGTGAGCGACACAGTGACAGCGATGACACATCAACCTCATATTCCTCATCCAGCTCATCAAATTCAG GTAGAGGACGAAGATTATCTCCTCGTTCCAAAACTCCAACCAAACCCAGGGAACCATCCCCACCAAGACAGGCAGCAAAGGACGACTTTTTCGATGCCAAAGTATCAGGCCCAACATTTACGTTCCGCAGCTCGAAGGAGGATGAAGTTATACAGGAGGAATATCTATCTGGGTACAAG GCTGGTCTGAATGCAGCATCAGCGGAACAGAAGCAGGAGCACAAGAAAGAGGATGCTGCCAAGAAAAGTGTACTGAAGGGGCCCACTGTGCATGATGCAGCACGCTCTGGAGACCTTGACAGGATGCAGACACTCCTCAACTACTATCCTGAGATGAAAGA GGCCAAAGATGAGTCAGGATTAACTCCCCTGCATGTGTCGACCCAGCAGGGCCGACTGGATATCGTCAAGTGGTTAACTGCCCTTGGAATCAACCTCAACACTGAGACCCAAACTGGTTACACTGCCATCCACCTCGCTGCAATGAATGGACACCTCAACTGCATGATT GTTCTGGCCGCTATGGGAGCTGCCCTGACCTGTAGATCTGTGGACAAACAGACACCGCTCCATGTGGCCGCTATGAA TGGTCACCTGGAATGTGTGAAGTGGCTGATAGCAAACCGGGCAAGCTTGACAACGGAGGACCAGCTGGGACGGACGGCCCTCGCCCTTGCTGATGAGTACCAGCACAAGGAGGTGGCTGAGTTCATACAGAAGTGTATTGACGAGGCTCGCGACCCCAGCAGCAGCCTCTATGCCATGAGGTCATCCAGGAAAGG GCTGGGTACAATAGAGGAGGACAGCAGTCCCCGGCAAGAGCGCAGCACTATGTGGCAAAATGAT AAAGAAGGCTTGCAAAGACATTGA
- the LOC128217471 gene encoding uncharacterized protein LOC128217471 isoform X15: protein MSSETVAKTVGKKLRYYFEVKRLEDGFDLSGTHSPQLNHPPLKSRRKWDNVVQSSPYKENLVYHVKRSYSFTQHPTMPEWMYRNHPTQGRTIKPELVGFGVGLKSQKHKRIKGGFPVMRSVPSSKVTRGEAHRLIDVATKILVATERVQDMKSRPGSPTRKPAAPAPFETSKPLPDNTRGQRKKRPSTAKYSWDIHGRRHVRVKEEEAEDGNHPHSDRPRDKDDKDRPLSDRPRSYDDSFIPDWIIKDMFASRKRTQKKEHPEPPKEERPKTPEPKPSPRPRSAKYRHREATVINVPEPSVRREVVVNQGSQTADDVGIQTEKKLLEEYDHQEDEVKDGPWSEYQVYVRTGDRVGAATKADVRITLYGERGRTKEICLGNSSRNKVKFQRGKEDIFLFPAHHVGKLRKIKIGHDRPDLSFAWFLDGVSVYDMHEKRIYEFVCADWLSGRDGDRQTYKELKLDCERAFVEAYDDVRERSYPQAGRDRRKDENSNESKASKNDKRSVESIQGSRGERHSDSDDTSTSYSSSSSSNSGRGRRLSPRSKTPTKPREPSPPRQAAKDDFFDAKVSGPTFTFRSSKEDEVIQEEYLSGYKAGLNAASAEQKQEHKKEDAAKKSVLKGPTVHDAARSGDLDRMQTLLNYYPEMKEAKDESGLTPLHVSTQQGRLDIVKWLTALGINLNTETQTGYTAIHLAAMNGHLNCMIVLAAMGAALTCRSVDKQTPLHVAAMNGHLECVKWLIANRASLTTEDQLGRTALALADEYQHKEVAEFIQKCIDEARDPSSSLYAMRSSRKGLGTIEEDSSPRQERSTMWQNDTNPDSACANVGSESEGRKAREKHNSQSVQVGHCCTRCALCLCKAHFVSVYINVLNEHYIITHHVEFHIFTDIFQNTTFWFHDVIV from the exons ATGTCCTCAGAAACAGTGGCTAAAACTGTCGGCAAAAAGCT GCGATATTACTTCGAGGTGAAGAGACTGGAAGATGGCTTTGACCTGTCTGGTACCCATTCTCCACAGCTGAATCACCCACCATTAAAATCA AGGCGCAAATGGGACAATGTAGTTCAATCATCTCCGTACAAAGAAAATCTAGTTTACCACGTCAAAAGGTCTTACAGTTTTACACAG cACCCGACAATGCCAGAGTGGATGTATCGCAACCATCCAACACAGGGGCGGACCATCAAACCAGAGTTGGTTGGCTTTGGAGTCGGTCTCAAGTCTCAAAAACACAA GCGTATCAAAGGTGGTTTTCCTGTGATGCGCTCTGTGCCGAGCAGTAAGGTTACGAGGGGAGAGGCCCACAGACTCATTGATGTGGCAACAAAGATACTCGTTGCTACA GAGCGTGTTCAAGACATGAAATCCCGGCCTGGCAGCCCCACACGGAAACCTGCTGCTCCAGCACCGTTTGAG ACCAGTAAGCCCCTTCCAGATAATACACGAGGACAG agGAAGAAGCGACCTTCAACAGCCAAGTACTCGTGGGATATACATGGCAGAAGGCATGTCAGGGTCAAG GAAGAGGAAGCAGAAGATGGGAACCATCCTCATTCTGACAGACCTCGG GATAAAGATGACAAGGACCGGCCATTATCAGATAGACCCAGG TCTTACGATGACAGCTTCATTCCTGACTGGATCAT AAAAGATATGTTCGCTTCCCGAAAAAG GACACAGAAGAAGGAGCACCCAGAGCCTCCTAAAGAAGAGCGTCCCAAAACACCCGAACCAAAACCTTCCCCACGCCCAAGGTCGGCCAAGTATCGTCATCGGGAAGCCACAGTGATTAATGTCCCAGAGCCATCAGTAAGGCGAGAGGTTGTAGTGAACCAGGGATCGCAGACGGCTGATGATGTTGGCATACAGACGGAGAAGAAACTACTGGAGGAATATGATCAT CAAGAGGATGAGGTAAAGGATGGGCCATGGAGCGAGTACCAGGTATACGTCAGGACAGGTGACAGGGTTGGGGCCGCCACCAAGGCAGATGTGCGTATCACACTGTACGGGGAGCGTGGACGTACAAAGGAGATTTGTCTCGGCAACTCCTCCAGGAATAAGGTCAAGTTCCAGAGGGGAAAG GAGGACATATTTTTGTTCCCAGCTCACCATGTTGGAAAACTTAGGAAAATCAAAATTGGACATGACAGACCAGATCTTA GTTTTGCTTGGTTTTTGGACGGAGTATCTGTCTATGACATGCATGAGAAGCGGATATATGAGTTTGTGTGCGCCGATTGGCTATCAGGGCGTGATggagacagacagacatacaagGAGCTGAAACTGGACTGTGAGAGGGCTTTTGTTGAAG CATATGATGATGTGCGTGAACGGTCGTACCCACAAGCTGGGCGAGACAGGAGAAAAGATGAGAACTCGAATGAGAGTAAGGCATCAAAAAATGACAAGCGCAGTGTGGAGTCCATACAGGGTAGTCGTGGTGAGCGACACAGTGACAGCGATGACACATCAACCTCATATTCCTCATCCAGCTCATCAAATTCAG GTAGAGGACGAAGATTATCTCCTCGTTCCAAAACTCCAACCAAACCCAGGGAACCATCCCCACCAAGACAGGCAGCAAAGGACGACTTTTTCGATGCCAAAGTATCAGGCCCAACATTTACGTTCCGCAGCTCGAAGGAGGATGAAGTTATACAGGAGGAATATCTATCTGGGTACAAG GCTGGTCTGAATGCAGCATCAGCGGAACAGAAGCAGGAGCACAAGAAAGAGGATGCTGCCAAGAAAAGTGTACTGAAGGGGCCCACTGTGCATGATGCAGCACGCTCTGGAGACCTTGACAGGATGCAGACACTCCTCAACTACTATCCTGAGATGAAAGA GGCCAAAGATGAGTCAGGATTAACTCCCCTGCATGTGTCGACCCAGCAGGGCCGACTGGATATCGTCAAGTGGTTAACTGCCCTTGGAATCAACCTCAACACTGAGACCCAAACTGGTTACACTGCCATCCACCTCGCTGCAATGAATGGACACCTCAACTGCATGATT GTTCTGGCCGCTATGGGAGCTGCCCTGACCTGTAGATCTGTGGACAAACAGACACCGCTCCATGTGGCCGCTATGAA TGGTCACCTGGAATGTGTGAAGTGGCTGATAGCAAACCGGGCAAGCTTGACAACGGAGGACCAGCTGGGACGGACGGCCCTCGCCCTTGCTGATGAGTACCAGCACAAGGAGGTGGCTGAGTTCATACAGAAGTGTATTGACGAGGCTCGCGACCCCAGCAGCAGCCTCTATGCCATGAGGTCATCCAGGAAAGG GCTGGGTACAATAGAGGAGGACAGCAGTCCCCGGCAAGAGCGCAGCACTATGTGGCAAAATGAT ACTAACCCAGACTCTGCATGCGCAAATGTGGGCAGTGAGTCTGAAGGTAGAAAAGCACGAGAAAAACATAATTCTCAGTCTGTACAGGTCGGTCACTGTTGTACACGTTGTGCACTTTGTTTGTGTAAGGCACATTTTGTATcagtttatataaatgtattgaatgaacattatattattaCCCATCATGTTGAGTTTCACATTTTCACGGACATATTCCAGAACACCACCTTTTGGTTTCATGATGTAATTGTTTAA
- the LOC128217471 gene encoding uncharacterized protein LOC128217471 isoform X1: MSSETVAKTVGKKLRYYFEVKRLEDGFDLSGTHSPQLNHPPLKSRPTLQYDGLHDRALKHYFSQPDVKTRLTQMHPTGGDLREDDLRQLLKRYMYKYRFITSQDESTKLQVNQPLKLVGFDNPPKKPDNHGNKRFPWQRPWEQQPAHNKHPTMPEWMYRNHPTQGRTIKPELVGFGVGLKSQKHKRIKGGFPVMRSVPSSKVTRGEAHRLIDVATKILVATERVQDMKSRPGSPTRKPAAPAPFETSKPLPDNTRGQRKKRPSTAKYSWDIHGRRHVRVKEEEAEDGNHPHSDRPRDKDDKDRPLSDRPRSYDDSFIPDWIIKDMFASRKRTQKKEHPEPPKEERPKTPEPKPSPRPRSAKYRHREATVINVPEPSVRREVVVNQGSQTADDVGIQTEKKLLEEYDHQEDEVKDGPWSEYQVYVRTGDRVGAATKADVRITLYGERGRTKEICLGNSSRNKVKFQRGKEDIFLFPAHHVGKLRKIKIGHDRPDLSFAWFLDGVSVYDMHEKRIYEFVCADWLSGRDGDRQTYKELKLDCERAFVEAYDDVRERSYPQAGRDRRKDENSNESKASKNDKRSVESIQGSRGERHSDSDDTSTSYSSSSSSNSGRGRRLSPRSKTPTKPREPSPPRQAAKDDFFDAKVSGPTFTFRSSKEDEVIQEEYLSGYKAGLNAASAEQKQEHKKEDAAKKSVLKGPTVHDAARSGDLDRMQTLLNYYPEMKEAKDESGLTPLHVSTQQGRLDIVKWLTALGINLNTETQTGYTAIHLAAMNGHLNCMIVLAAMGAALTCRSVDKQTPLHVAAMNGHLECVKWLIANRASLTTEDQLGRTALALADEYQHKEVAEFIQKCIDEARDPSSSLYAMRSSRKGLGTIEEDSSPRQERSTMWQNDTNPDSACANVGSESEGRKAREKHNSQSVQVGHCCTRCALCLCKAHFVSVYINVLNEHYIITHHVEFHIFTDIFQNTTFWFHDVIV; encoded by the exons ATGTCCTCAGAAACAGTGGCTAAAACTGTCGGCAAAAAGCT GCGATATTACTTCGAGGTGAAGAGACTGGAAGATGGCTTTGACCTGTCTGGTACCCATTCTCCACAGCTGAATCACCCACCATTAAAATCA CGCCCGACCCTCCAGTATGACGGGCTTCATGACCGGGCTCTTAAGCACTATTTCAGCCAACCAGATGTGAAAACTCGGCTCACACAGATGCACCCG ACGGGAGGTGACTTACGTGAAGATGATCTTAGACAGCTTCTCAAAcgatacatgtacaaatatagGTTCATT ACTTCCCAAGATGAGAGCACCAAGTTACAGGTTAACCAACCACTGAAACTGGTGGGATTTGACAACCCACCAAAGAAGCCTGATAACCATGGCAACAAGAGGTTTCCATGGCAACGGCCTTGGGAGCAGCAGCCGGCACACAACAAG cACCCGACAATGCCAGAGTGGATGTATCGCAACCATCCAACACAGGGGCGGACCATCAAACCAGAGTTGGTTGGCTTTGGAGTCGGTCTCAAGTCTCAAAAACACAA GCGTATCAAAGGTGGTTTTCCTGTGATGCGCTCTGTGCCGAGCAGTAAGGTTACGAGGGGAGAGGCCCACAGACTCATTGATGTGGCAACAAAGATACTCGTTGCTACA GAGCGTGTTCAAGACATGAAATCCCGGCCTGGCAGCCCCACACGGAAACCTGCTGCTCCAGCACCGTTTGAG ACCAGTAAGCCCCTTCCAGATAATACACGAGGACAG agGAAGAAGCGACCTTCAACAGCCAAGTACTCGTGGGATATACATGGCAGAAGGCATGTCAGGGTCAAG GAAGAGGAAGCAGAAGATGGGAACCATCCTCATTCTGACAGACCTCGG GATAAAGATGACAAGGACCGGCCATTATCAGATAGACCCAGG TCTTACGATGACAGCTTCATTCCTGACTGGATCAT AAAAGATATGTTCGCTTCCCGAAAAAG GACACAGAAGAAGGAGCACCCAGAGCCTCCTAAAGAAGAGCGTCCCAAAACACCCGAACCAAAACCTTCCCCACGCCCAAGGTCGGCCAAGTATCGTCATCGGGAAGCCACAGTGATTAATGTCCCAGAGCCATCAGTAAGGCGAGAGGTTGTAGTGAACCAGGGATCGCAGACGGCTGATGATGTTGGCATACAGACGGAGAAGAAACTACTGGAGGAATATGATCAT CAAGAGGATGAGGTAAAGGATGGGCCATGGAGCGAGTACCAGGTATACGTCAGGACAGGTGACAGGGTTGGGGCCGCCACCAAGGCAGATGTGCGTATCACACTGTACGGGGAGCGTGGACGTACAAAGGAGATTTGTCTCGGCAACTCCTCCAGGAATAAGGTCAAGTTCCAGAGGGGAAAG GAGGACATATTTTTGTTCCCAGCTCACCATGTTGGAAAACTTAGGAAAATCAAAATTGGACATGACAGACCAGATCTTA GTTTTGCTTGGTTTTTGGACGGAGTATCTGTCTATGACATGCATGAGAAGCGGATATATGAGTTTGTGTGCGCCGATTGGCTATCAGGGCGTGATggagacagacagacatacaagGAGCTGAAACTGGACTGTGAGAGGGCTTTTGTTGAAG CATATGATGATGTGCGTGAACGGTCGTACCCACAAGCTGGGCGAGACAGGAGAAAAGATGAGAACTCGAATGAGAGTAAGGCATCAAAAAATGACAAGCGCAGTGTGGAGTCCATACAGGGTAGTCGTGGTGAGCGACACAGTGACAGCGATGACACATCAACCTCATATTCCTCATCCAGCTCATCAAATTCAG GTAGAGGACGAAGATTATCTCCTCGTTCCAAAACTCCAACCAAACCCAGGGAACCATCCCCACCAAGACAGGCAGCAAAGGACGACTTTTTCGATGCCAAAGTATCAGGCCCAACATTTACGTTCCGCAGCTCGAAGGAGGATGAAGTTATACAGGAGGAATATCTATCTGGGTACAAG GCTGGTCTGAATGCAGCATCAGCGGAACAGAAGCAGGAGCACAAGAAAGAGGATGCTGCCAAGAAAAGTGTACTGAAGGGGCCCACTGTGCATGATGCAGCACGCTCTGGAGACCTTGACAGGATGCAGACACTCCTCAACTACTATCCTGAGATGAAAGA GGCCAAAGATGAGTCAGGATTAACTCCCCTGCATGTGTCGACCCAGCAGGGCCGACTGGATATCGTCAAGTGGTTAACTGCCCTTGGAATCAACCTCAACACTGAGACCCAAACTGGTTACACTGCCATCCACCTCGCTGCAATGAATGGACACCTCAACTGCATGATT GTTCTGGCCGCTATGGGAGCTGCCCTGACCTGTAGATCTGTGGACAAACAGACACCGCTCCATGTGGCCGCTATGAA TGGTCACCTGGAATGTGTGAAGTGGCTGATAGCAAACCGGGCAAGCTTGACAACGGAGGACCAGCTGGGACGGACGGCCCTCGCCCTTGCTGATGAGTACCAGCACAAGGAGGTGGCTGAGTTCATACAGAAGTGTATTGACGAGGCTCGCGACCCCAGCAGCAGCCTCTATGCCATGAGGTCATCCAGGAAAGG GCTGGGTACAATAGAGGAGGACAGCAGTCCCCGGCAAGAGCGCAGCACTATGTGGCAAAATGAT ACTAACCCAGACTCTGCATGCGCAAATGTGGGCAGTGAGTCTGAAGGTAGAAAAGCACGAGAAAAACATAATTCTCAGTCTGTACAGGTCGGTCACTGTTGTACACGTTGTGCACTTTGTTTGTGTAAGGCACATTTTGTATcagtttatataaatgtattgaatgaacattatattattaCCCATCATGTTGAGTTTCACATTTTCACGGACATATTCCAGAACACCACCTTTTGGTTTCATGATGTAATTGTTTAA